CGGAAATGCGGTTCGCCGCCATCGGGGTGGACCCGGGCGACGCGCTGGGTGACCGGGTGGAGCACCGGATCGATCTGATGCTCCGAGATGGGCTGGTTGAGGAGGTGGCCGGGTTGGCCGACCGGCTGGGCCGTACCGCTTCCTCCGCGGTGGGGTATCGCCAGATGCTTCCGGTCGTGGCCGGGAGTTGGTCGGTTAGAGAAGGGCGGAAGGCTACCGTGCGAGCCACCATGGCTCTTGCCCGGAAGCAACGCACCTACTTCGGGCGGGACCCGAGAATAAGGTGGCTGGACTGGCATCCGGATCCGGCGGCCCGCCACGCAACGGCCAGTCGATTGATCGGGGAGATGACGTCTTGGAGTTCTTGAAGATGGAGGCGCTGGGCAACGACTTCATCGTGATCGAAGGGTCCACTCCGGACCCCGGTCAGGTACGGGCCTGGTGCGACCGTCGCCGCGGCATCGGGGCTGACGGTGTTCTGTTGGTCTCCGGTCCCGGTCGTTCTGGCGCAGCCGCTCGGATGAGCCTTTGGAACTCTGACGGCTCGTTCGCCGAGTCATGTGGCAACGGGCTCCGGTGCGTGGCCCGCTACGTGTTCGATCGGGGATGGGCGGAAGGCCGCGCGTTCACCGTGGAGACCTCCACCGGCCCCAGCGAAGTGGAGGTCATGGCAGACGGATCCGTCCGGGCAGGACTCGGCACCTACCGCATCGGCAGCTCGGTGACCGCCTCCGGGCACAGCTTCGTTTCGGCGAGCGTGGGCAACCCCCACGCGGTCACGTTCATGGACTCGCCGGCCGCGATCGACCGCGTGGACCTGGGCGAGATCGGCCGCCTCATGCAGGATCATCCGGCATTCCCCGAGGGTGTCAACGTCGAGTTCGCCGCTCCGCTCGAGCAGGGGGTGTTCCGGGTCCGGGTCTGGGAGCGAGGGGCTGGAGAGACCCGGGCATGCGGCACGGGTGCGGTGGCCGTAGCGGCAGTGGCGCACGCCCAGGGTCGAGCCGGGCCGGCGGTCGAGATCTGCTATCCCGGTGGCAGCCTCGGTGTGGAAGTAGCCGGCGACACGGCTTGGATCAGGGGTCCGGCCGTATCGGTCTTCGCGGGGACTATCCCGGCCTGAACCGGGCGGGACCGGTGGCCAGGCTACGGAGCACGGCCACTACCTTGCCGAGCACCTCGACCCCCGAGGTGTAGACCATGGGCGGATAGTCGGGGTTGGCGGGGTGAAGGACGACCTTCCCAGGCCGCCTCTCCAAACGCTTGACGGTGGCTTCCTCCCCTTCGGTCAAGCACGCCACGATCTCACCGTTCTCGGCGTGGGGCTGGCTCCGTACCACGACCATGTCACCGTCGAGAATGCCGGCATCGATCATCGAATCGCCGCGCACCTCGAGCATGAAGAGCGGTCCCCCGGCCCCGACCAGGGCCTGGGGTAGAGGCATGACCTCCTCGATGTTCTCCTCGGC
This genomic interval from bacterium contains the following:
- the dapF gene encoding diaminopimelate epimerase, whose protein sequence is MEFLKMEALGNDFIVIEGSTPDPGQVRAWCDRRRGIGADGVLLVSGPGRSGAAARMSLWNSDGSFAESCGNGLRCVARYVFDRGWAEGRAFTVETSTGPSEVEVMADGSVRAGLGTYRIGSSVTASGHSFVSASVGNPHAVTFMDSPAAIDRVDLGEIGRLMQDHPAFPEGVNVEFAAPLEQGVFRVRVWERGAGETRACGTGAVAVAAVAHAQGRAGPAVEICYPGGSLGVEVAGDTAWIRGPAVSVFAGTIPA
- the lexA gene encoding transcriptional repressor LexA yields the protein MPTSAVRTGGEGPGEPTDLPPRQQQILELIQRAVAEQGYPPSVREIGEYLGLRSPASVHRHLKGLEDAGHIRRDSTKPRAIVVLTRRADERVRPSATTRDVPLVGRIAAGAPILAEENIEEVMPLPQALVGAGGPLFMLEVRGDSMIDAGILDGDMVVVRSQPHAENGEIVACLTEGEEATVKRLERRPGKVVLHPANPDYPPMVYTSGVEVLGKVVAVLRSLATGPARFRPG